In Bacillus sp. Cs-700, one genomic interval encodes:
- the queD gene encoding 6-carboxytetrahydropterin synthase QueD produces the protein MSFMIPKKVEVLGEDIQKSELKYHHKRVAVTKEFTFDAAHHLHCYDGKCKSMHGHTYKLVITISGYVNDIGISVDFGEIKTLFKEVIDSKLDHRYLNDVLPNMNTTAENMIVWMWEQLDQALTERKMKDLGQRIEELVLYETPTSYATLKREWMEENE, from the coding sequence ATGTCTTTTATGATTCCAAAGAAGGTTGAAGTACTTGGAGAAGATATTCAGAAAAGCGAATTAAAATATCATCATAAACGGGTAGCCGTTACGAAGGAATTTACATTTGATGCCGCTCATCACCTGCATTGCTATGATGGCAAGTGCAAAAGCATGCATGGGCATACGTATAAATTAGTGATCACGATCAGTGGATATGTTAATGACATTGGTATATCAGTTGATTTTGGTGAGATTAAAACATTATTTAAAGAAGTGATTGATTCGAAGTTAGATCACCGTTATTTGAATGACGTCCTTCCAAACATGAACACAACAGCTGAAAATATGATCGTCTGGATGTGGGAACAGTTGGATCAGGCCCTCACAGAACGCAAGATGAAAGATCTTGGTCAGCGCATCGAGGAACTGGTTCTTTACGAGACACCAACAAGCTACGCAACGCTGAAGCGGGAATGGATGGAAGAAAATGAGTAA
- a CDS encoding radical SAM protein, with protein sequence MSKWDLPEQSEYMQWELPMVEVFETVEGEGTRAGFPTVFVRVFHCNLRCSWCDTPYSYAPDKAEYTGSIASIIDQIKQYKSRHICFTGGEPLIHREKSMALLQAMVDLPHIEDIHIETNGAIDLTPYEAVRRDDKAWQEKVRFVMDYKLPDSGEQHRMLHENFTLLDTQDEIKFVIGSDEDFTVASEVVAENHQKGQVLYSPVWETMPPHKLVDKILEAGLSQVKLSMQLHKIIWDPNRRGV encoded by the coding sequence ATGAGTAAATGGGATCTACCAGAACAATCCGAATACATGCAGTGGGAATTACCGATGGTTGAGGTGTTTGAGACAGTAGAAGGAGAGGGAACGCGAGCGGGTTTTCCAACCGTTTTTGTACGCGTCTTTCACTGTAACCTACGCTGTAGCTGGTGTGATACGCCGTATAGCTATGCTCCGGATAAAGCAGAATACACAGGATCTATTGCCTCGATTATTGATCAAATTAAGCAATATAAGAGTCGTCATATTTGTTTTACAGGAGGAGAACCACTGATCCATCGTGAAAAATCGATGGCGCTACTTCAAGCAATGGTGGATTTACCGCATATTGAAGATATACACATTGAAACGAACGGAGCGATTGATCTCACTCCTTATGAAGCCGTTCGAAGAGACGATAAAGCTTGGCAAGAAAAAGTTCGATTTGTGATGGACTATAAGCTTCCTGATTCTGGTGAACAGCATCGGATGCTCCATGAGAACTTTACCCTTCTTGATACGCAGGATGAAATCAAATTCGTGATTGGTTCTGATGAAGATTTTACTGTCGCTAGTGAGGTTGTTGCAGAAAATCATCAAAAAGGTCAGGTCTTGTATAGTCCAGTTTGGGAAACGATGCCGCCACATAAGCTCGTTGATAAAATTCTAGAAGCCGGATTGAGTCAAGTGAAGTTAAGCATGCAGCTTCATAAGATTATTTGGGATCCGAATCGAAGAGGTGTGTAA
- the queC gene encoding 7-cyano-7-deazaguanine synthase QueC, producing MSKKAVIVLSGGLDSTTCMGMAKEKGYELYPITFHYGQKHNREVEQAKKVADYYNAPDHRIVNISFLNQIGGSALTDDSIDVPTDMDEDEIPVTYVPARNMIFLSLASAYAEVIGAEAIYIGVSAVDYSGYPDCRPEFIDSMNETVNLATKAGATGSEMKIETPLINLTKADTVSEGLRLNVPYELTTSCYNGEEEACGECDSCRLRLKGFEEAGAVDPIPYKV from the coding sequence ATGAGTAAGAAAGCAGTGATCGTTTTAAGCGGTGGTTTAGACAGCACAACATGTATGGGAATGGCAAAGGAAAAAGGGTATGAGCTTTACCCGATTACGTTTCACTATGGTCAAAAGCATAACCGCGAAGTTGAGCAGGCCAAAAAAGTAGCGGACTATTACAATGCACCTGATCACCGCATTGTGAACATTAGCTTCCTCAATCAAATCGGGGGCAGTGCTCTTACAGATGATTCAATTGATGTACCGACAGATATGGATGAAGATGAGATCCCCGTAACTTACGTGCCTGCACGTAACATGATCTTTCTTTCCCTTGCATCTGCTTACGCAGAAGTAATTGGTGCAGAAGCGATCTATATCGGCGTATCGGCCGTTGACTACAGTGGTTATCCTGATTGTCGACCTGAGTTCATAGATAGCATGAATGAAACGGTTAATTTAGCTACAAAAGCAGGTGCAACAGGTAGTGAGATGAAGATTGAGACACCGCTAATTAACTTGACGAAAGCTGATACGGTTAGCGAAGGGCTAAGATTGAACGTTCCTTATGAACTTACAACATCATGCTACAATGGTGAAGAAGAAGCGTGCGGCGAGTGCGATAGCTGCCGTTTACGTTTGAAAGGCTTTGAAGAGGCTGGAGCGGTTGATCCAATTCCATATAAAGTTTAA
- a CDS encoding citrate synthase/methylcitrate synthase gives MIHAGLEGIVAADSKISLVDGENGWLVYRGEWAKRIAKEKSFEEAAYFLWNGVIPDAKQLNAFTSSLGEARVLSASHKEIINRLPNNTEMMSVVRTVLSSIGNQSFQFPATQEQGIQLLSIVPTIIAYRYRTQKGLPIIEPDLSLSHVGNYLYMLTGKQPQDNHVKALSAYFILTMEHGLNASTFTARVIASTESDLASAITGAIGAMKGPLHGGAPTGVIDLLDEIKRDGDVEKVLRHKLENREKLMGFGHRVYKTRDPRAAALSEITSDFYDDEEFQLAHEVEETAVRLLQEYKPDRKLYANVEYYAAAILRAIELPTELFTPTFTAARTAGWIAHVYEQNENNRIIRPSSVYSGEMPE, from the coding sequence ATGATTCATGCAGGTTTAGAAGGAATCGTTGCAGCTGATTCCAAGATCAGCCTTGTGGACGGAGAGAATGGATGGCTCGTCTATCGAGGAGAATGGGCCAAACGCATTGCAAAAGAAAAGTCATTTGAAGAAGCCGCCTATTTTCTATGGAATGGCGTGATTCCTGATGCTAAGCAACTAAATGCTTTTACTTCATCACTTGGTGAAGCAAGAGTTTTATCGGCGAGTCATAAAGAAATTATCAATCGTTTGCCAAACAACACGGAAATGATGAGTGTTGTTCGAACCGTGTTGTCTTCCATCGGTAATCAATCGTTTCAGTTTCCTGCGACGCAAGAGCAGGGCATCCAACTACTGAGTATTGTTCCAACAATCATTGCTTATCGCTATCGAACTCAAAAAGGATTACCGATTATCGAACCAGACTTATCACTCTCTCATGTAGGGAATTATTTATACATGCTCACAGGTAAGCAACCTCAGGACAATCATGTGAAAGCATTATCAGCATATTTTATATTAACAATGGAGCATGGTCTAAATGCGTCTACATTTACAGCACGCGTGATTGCTTCAACTGAAAGTGACCTAGCATCAGCTATTACAGGAGCTATTGGTGCTATGAAAGGACCACTTCATGGCGGGGCACCCACTGGTGTAATTGATTTGTTAGACGAAATTAAGCGAGATGGAGACGTTGAAAAAGTATTACGACATAAGCTTGAAAATCGCGAGAAGCTTATGGGCTTTGGTCATCGCGTCTATAAAACCCGAGACCCCCGTGCTGCCGCTTTAAGCGAAATCACCTCAGACTTTTATGATGATGAAGAGTTTCAATTAGCACACGAAGTTGAAGAAACTGCTGTACGCCTTTTACAGGAGTACAAACCTGATCGAAAACTTTATGCGAATGTTGAATACTATGCCGCAGCTATCTTAAGAGCCATTGAGCTTCCTACAGAACTATTTACGCCTACGTTTACAGCCGCAAGAACCGCTGGCTGGATTGCTCACGTCTATGAGCAAAATGAAAATAACCGAATTATTCGCCCCTCCTCTGTTTATAGTGGTGAAATGCCGGAGTAA
- a CDS encoding LysR family transcriptional regulator: MNINWIKTFVAAASYENFRETAEKLYLAQPTVTVHIQQLEKQIGSKLFMKSGRRVVLSEAGRQFLPHAKEMMEQYEQSLRHMNGWRQGYHHKLTLAVSPLIAATVLPSVLQQFIKAYPSIEVVVKVSESNEIGGMVARNVADFGLSRMQSVETHLRCEQIGADPIVLVVPHDGGDAETSLPLSLNDFCTQLTLLTHNHPDYWNDLLVELRSKYEGIRTMVVSQVHITKRFIEEGLGYSFLPRSSVQRELFEGRMLQVDTREIRLPEVHTYLVYHHLSNEAVKFKEFIERNLQ; the protein is encoded by the coding sequence ATGAACATCAATTGGATTAAAACGTTTGTTGCAGCAGCAAGTTACGAAAATTTTAGAGAGACCGCTGAGAAACTATATCTTGCGCAACCAACTGTAACGGTACATATTCAACAGCTCGAGAAACAGATTGGTAGTAAGTTGTTTATGAAAAGTGGACGTCGGGTTGTTCTTTCTGAAGCAGGAAGGCAGTTTTTACCTCATGCAAAGGAAATGATGGAGCAATATGAGCAAAGCTTACGTCATATGAATGGCTGGCGACAGGGGTATCATCACAAATTAACGCTCGCTGTATCTCCATTGATTGCAGCAACCGTTCTTCCAAGTGTGCTACAGCAATTTATAAAAGCTTATCCATCAATAGAAGTTGTTGTAAAAGTAAGTGAGTCGAATGAGATTGGAGGGATGGTGGCTAGAAATGTTGCAGATTTCGGGCTATCTCGTATGCAATCGGTAGAGACCCATCTAAGGTGCGAGCAAATTGGAGCTGATCCGATTGTGCTTGTTGTTCCCCATGATGGTGGCGATGCTGAAACTAGTCTGCCGCTTTCACTAAATGATTTTTGTACACAGTTAACGCTCCTAACGCACAATCATCCGGATTATTGGAACGATTTATTAGTCGAATTAAGATCGAAGTATGAGGGCATAAGGACGATGGTTGTCTCACAAGTTCATATTACAAAAAGGTTTATTGAAGAAGGATTGGGGTATTCTTTTCTACCACGTTCCTCTGTTCAGCGAGAGCTATTTGAAGGAAGGATGCTACAAGTAGATACGAGAGAAATTAGACTACCTGAGGTTCATACGTATCTGGTATATCATCATTTATCGAACGAAGCTGTGAAATTTAAAGAATTTATCGAACGAAATCTCCAATAA
- a CDS encoding radical SAM protein — translation MKPSIETKTARSILTKGTGFLHGYSHTLNPYAGCAFGCSYCYVRRMPISLFREEDWGAWVDIKENATDLVKKEIPKARKKGRVSIFMSSSTDPYQPVEHKTHLTRGLLEAMIEESPDFLFLQTRSPLVTRDIDLLKQFKNKILVSMTVETDLESVRKIFAPSAPPIHARLKAIQQLRSEGIPVQGAVAPLLPCSEQFPLKLAEVTDRITLDDFFMGDGSGGKRTEQLGIRKLFEENGFLDWYDRQAYLKIKRRLQEVFSENAIYISQEGFYPPKGSER, via the coding sequence TTGAAACCTTCAATTGAAACGAAAACAGCTCGATCGATCTTAACCAAAGGAACTGGGTTTCTTCATGGATATAGTCATACACTTAATCCTTACGCTGGATGTGCGTTTGGGTGTTCGTATTGCTACGTTAGAAGAATGCCGATCTCCCTTTTTAGAGAAGAAGATTGGGGAGCCTGGGTAGATATCAAAGAAAATGCAACTGATCTTGTGAAGAAAGAAATCCCGAAAGCACGTAAAAAGGGTCGGGTATCGATATTTATGTCTTCTTCCACCGATCCGTATCAACCAGTGGAACATAAAACGCACTTAACGAGAGGGTTGTTAGAGGCGATGATCGAAGAGAGTCCTGACTTTTTGTTTCTTCAAACCCGGTCTCCACTCGTTACAAGAGATATCGACCTTCTAAAGCAATTCAAGAATAAAATTCTTGTCAGTATGACAGTTGAAACAGATCTTGAGTCAGTTCGCAAAATCTTTGCTCCGTCAGCACCACCGATTCATGCAAGGTTAAAAGCGATTCAACAGTTACGGTCTGAAGGCATACCAGTGCAAGGTGCTGTCGCACCACTACTACCATGCTCAGAGCAATTTCCACTTAAGTTAGCTGAAGTAACGGATCGCATTACACTAGATGACTTTTTTATGGGAGATGGAAGTGGGGGTAAACGAACGGAGCAGCTTGGGATTCGAAAATTATTTGAGGAAAATGGTTTCCTTGATTGGTATGATCGGCAGGCGTATTTGAAAATAAAACGTCGACTGCAAGAGGTTTTCTCTGAAAATGCGATTTATATTTCTCAAGAAGGTTTTTATCCCCCAAAAGGAAGTGAGCGTTAA
- a CDS encoding trypsin-like peptidase domain-containing protein, giving the protein MSKKLVLLLSLTSSLFILVIGGIGFYFLHESYSSTAVKATSSLGKKTDTSEKTVEEPNLKSVIHETQKSVVQIEVNLKDGSSSGSGFLYNSEGDVITNAHVVEGAQKITVKTSDAKQFEAQIIGMGDTTDIAVIRVPGLKKNPPLSVAEERMAEVGDNIIALGSPLGLQNTVTTGIVSGLDREFILEPYRYEHIYQISAPITKGNSGGPLIDATTGEAIAINSAGTDSGAIGFSIPLPNVIDQIKDWSDEPIKLTVDDESKEEVATPQGLTGEDFKNNATYLIGYFYESLSTQDYVTAYSLLGSRWQSEMVYEDFRKGYIHTLNVEVSNMTGSLNQTNDEVKVTATIKANERTEDKKTTTSLYNVTYQVGYENDQLKILNGNAQKLK; this is encoded by the coding sequence ATGTCTAAGAAATTAGTTTTACTCCTATCCCTGACTAGTTCTCTCTTCATTCTAGTTATCGGAGGCATAGGTTTTTATTTTTTACATGAATCCTACTCTAGTACGGCCGTTAAAGCAACTTCTTCTCTCGGTAAGAAAACAGATACATCAGAAAAGACAGTAGAAGAACCAAACTTAAAATCCGTGATTCATGAAACACAAAAAAGCGTCGTCCAAATTGAGGTTAATTTAAAAGACGGGTCATCTTCAGGCTCTGGCTTCCTCTACAATTCGGAAGGTGATGTCATTACGAATGCTCATGTAGTCGAAGGAGCACAAAAGATTACCGTTAAAACGTCCGACGCCAAACAATTCGAAGCCCAAATTATTGGTATGGGAGATACAACTGATATAGCGGTCATACGCGTACCTGGTCTAAAAAAGAATCCCCCGCTTTCAGTTGCTGAGGAACGCATGGCAGAAGTTGGCGATAACATCATCGCTCTTGGAAGTCCTCTTGGGCTACAAAACACTGTAACAACCGGGATTGTTAGCGGTTTAGATCGAGAATTTATTTTAGAGCCTTATCGCTATGAACATATTTATCAAATATCCGCACCCATTACAAAAGGAAACAGTGGTGGCCCTCTTATCGATGCTACTACAGGTGAAGCCATTGCGATCAATTCTGCAGGTACAGATTCAGGCGCCATTGGGTTTAGCATTCCGCTTCCAAACGTTATCGACCAAATCAAAGACTGGTCTGATGAACCGATTAAACTAACAGTCGATGATGAAAGTAAAGAAGAAGTAGCTACACCTCAAGGACTAACAGGAGAAGATTTTAAAAATAATGCTACTTACCTCATTGGTTACTTTTATGAAAGTCTTTCCACTCAAGACTATGTAACAGCCTACTCCCTGCTTGGAAGCCGCTGGCAAAGCGAGATGGTTTATGAAGATTTTCGGAAGGGTTACATCCATACTCTCAATGTTGAAGTTTCGAATATGACCGGTAGCTTAAATCAAACCAATGACGAAGTAAAAGTAACGGCAACAATTAAAGCAAATGAACGAACTGAGGATAAAAAAACGACGACCTCTCTCTATAATGTTACCTATCAAGTCGGTTATGAAAATGACCAGTTAAAAATTCTAAATGGAAATGCTCAGAAATTAAAATAA